In the genome of Candidatus Saccharimonadales bacterium, one region contains:
- the rplF gene encoding 50S ribosomal protein L6 yields the protein MSRIGKLPISVPSGVTITVDDDFVSVNGPKGSLKQFTMPGVKVAATGDQVLVTRENDERANRARHGLMRSLVANMVQGVSQGFEKKLELNGVGYRVQTQGADLKFNLGFSHDVVYKVPAGVNVTVEQNVITVSGIDKQQVGQVAAEIRALKKPEPYKGKGIKYVDERIIRKSGKSGKE from the coding sequence ATGAGTCGAATAGGAAAACTACCGATTTCAGTTCCATCCGGTGTGACAATCACTGTCGACGACGACTTTGTGAGCGTTAACGGCCCCAAAGGCAGTTTGAAGCAATTCACTATGCCGGGCGTTAAGGTTGCTGCAACTGGCGATCAAGTGTTGGTTACCCGCGAAAATGATGAGCGAGCTAACCGTGCCCGTCACGGACTAATGCGCTCATTGGTTGCTAATATGGTTCAGGGCGTCAGCCAAGGGTTTGAAAAGAAGCTAGAGCTAAACGGCGTAGGCTACCGCGTGCAAACGCAAGGTGCCGATCTCAAATTTAACCTCGGCTTTTCTCATGACGTTGTCTATAAAGTGCCGGCGGGTGTTAATGTGACTGTCGAGCAGAACGTCATCACCGTTAGCGGTATTGATAAGCAACAGGTTGGCCAAGTGGCCGCCGAAATCCGAGCGCTTAAGAAGCCAGAGCCATACAAGGGCAAAGGTATCAAATATGTCGATGAGCGCATTATCCGTAAATCAGGTAAGAGCGGTAAGGAATAA
- the rplR gene encoding 50S ribosomal protein L18, translated as MNNLKHKQMMSERRANRVRAKVSGTSERPRLAVSISNLHVTAQIIDDTTSKTLAYATTVGQKLTGTMTEKAAVIGEQIAKKAAKAKVSKVVLDRSSRKYHGRVKALADAARKSGLEF; from the coding sequence ATGAATAACTTAAAGCACAAACAAATGATGAGTGAGCGCCGAGCTAACCGTGTCCGCGCTAAGGTTTCTGGCACTTCTGAGCGCCCGCGCTTGGCTGTCAGCATTAGCAACCTGCACGTTACGGCCCAAATCATCGACGATACAACCAGCAAAACTTTGGCCTACGCGACAACCGTCGGACAAAAACTAACTGGCACAATGACCGAAAAGGCTGCCGTTATTGGCGAACAGATTGCTAAAAAAGCCGCCAAAGCCAAGGTGAGTAAAGTTGTTTTAGATCGCTCAAGCCGTAAATATCACGGCCGCGTCAAGGCTTTAGCTGACGCCGCGCGCAAGTCAGGATTGGAGTTTTAA
- the rpsE gene encoding 30S ribosomal protein S5, which produces MAENQQNQPQRRNPRAQAVEEKQFDERVVYVNRVARVVKGGRRFRFQALVVIGDHKGQVGIGVSKGADVQAAVTKATDVAKKHLTRIPMHNATLTHEVQAKVGGSKILIMPAAPGTGLIAGGVVRIVLEVAGIENALSKSLGSSNRINTAYATLAALSQMEPADKWVPNQTSKPASKAKAKAEA; this is translated from the coding sequence ATGGCCGAAAATCAGCAAAATCAACCACAACGTCGCAATCCACGAGCCCAAGCTGTCGAAGAAAAGCAGTTCGACGAGCGCGTCGTTTACGTTAACCGCGTTGCGCGTGTCGTTAAAGGAGGCCGTCGTTTTCGCTTCCAAGCTTTAGTCGTAATTGGCGACCACAAAGGTCAAGTCGGTATCGGTGTTAGTAAGGGTGCCGACGTTCAGGCTGCCGTTACCAAAGCTACGGATGTGGCCAAAAAACATCTAACGAGAATCCCGATGCACAACGCGACTCTTACCCATGAAGTCCAGGCTAAAGTTGGTGGTTCCAAGATTTTGATTATGCCGGCTGCACCAGGTACTGGTTTGATCGCCGGTGGTGTTGTGCGTATTGTTCTAGAGGTTGCCGGTATCGAAAACGCTCTCTCTAAGTCGCTAGGCTCTTCTAACCGCATCAATACGGCTTACGCCACGCTAGCTGCGTTATCTCAGATGGAGCCAGCTGACAAATGGGTTCCGAACCAGACGAGTAAGCCAGCTTCAAAAGCTAAAGCAAAGGCGGAGGCTTAA
- the rplO gene encoding 50S ribosomal protein L15: MKFNELTVSKQTKPTRVGRGISAGRGKTAGRGTKGQGSRKSSGRAGFEGGQMPIYMRLPKLRGFKSHRVAAENVYTGQLNDVKGVTVDPTSLAEAGLISSPYVNVKLVVKGELTAKKTVKLQSASKSAVETVEKAGGKFERIDRLARTKKASESK, from the coding sequence ATGAAATTTAATGAACTTACAGTATCTAAGCAGACTAAGCCAACTCGCGTTGGACGCGGTATTAGTGCCGGTCGCGGCAAGACTGCCGGTCGCGGCACCAAAGGCCAGGGTTCGCGTAAAAGCTCCGGCCGAGCCGGATTCGAGGGCGGTCAGATGCCGATTTATATGCGCCTGCCTAAACTTCGCGGCTTTAAGAGCCACCGGGTGGCCGCCGAAAATGTTTACACCGGTCAGCTGAACGACGTTAAGGGCGTCACTGTTGATCCAACCTCGCTAGCCGAAGCCGGATTGATTAGCAGCCCCTACGTCAACGTGAAGCTGGTTGTTAAGGGCGAGTTAACCGCTAAAAAGACAGTTAAGCTGCAATCTGCCAGCAAATCAGCCGTTGAGACGGTCGAAAAAGCCGGTGGCAAATTTGAGCGCATTGACCGCCTGGCGCGAACTAAAAAAGCCAGCGAATCAAAATAA